In Holophagales bacterium, one DNA window encodes the following:
- a CDS encoding ABC transporter ATP-binding protein yields the protein MSLGRFLLKYFGRYAAWAVVAVLATLVFAASSVCAVYLVKPIFGDVLMDKDAIPKELATDSATQPTEHREGAAAAAARAKDALKSSVDKAYHGLRERLGIGPAEVVYFVPLLFVFVFVLRAVADFVNGYAFQELGLGGTTAMRNDLFRKVLDQSSRFHASHPTGELVSRIVSDVAVVQSAIANRMVDLFQQSVTLVALLALLISTNPRLAFICLVATPAVVYPIVRFGKGMRRTTHRSQERMADLANLVSEAVRGHRVVKAFGMESFEEARFEAATRRHLRVNLKGQLLANLASPVVESVAVVGGAGFLIWAGISIRNGQMSPADVVQFLFNLVALYDPIRKLNKVNLIVQQSVAAIQRIRGLMELPVDVVDRPEARPATSFSREIAFADVHFRYETGDEVLRGIDLTIRRGEVVALVGPSGAGKSTMANLLPRFFDVTGGQVQLDGVDIRDLTLASLRSQIGLVTQETFLFDDTVRNNIAYGRAGELPLDRVREAAAAAYADEFILELPQGYDTPIGEAGHRLSGGQRQRLAIARALLKDAPILILDEATSQLDVESEAWVQKALFNLMQGRTTLVIAHRLSTIQRADRIVVLENGRIVETGTHDELLGQAGVYRRLHELQFQG from the coding sequence CTATCTCGTCAAGCCGATCTTCGGTGACGTCTTGATGGACAAGGACGCCATCCCGAAGGAGCTGGCGACGGACAGCGCGACCCAGCCCACCGAGCATCGCGAGGGGGCGGCGGCCGCCGCAGCACGGGCCAAGGATGCGCTGAAGAGCAGCGTCGACAAGGCCTACCACGGGCTGCGTGAGCGGCTGGGAATCGGTCCGGCCGAGGTCGTCTATTTCGTCCCGCTGCTCTTCGTCTTCGTCTTCGTGCTTCGTGCCGTCGCGGACTTCGTCAACGGCTACGCGTTCCAGGAACTGGGTCTTGGCGGAACGACGGCGATGCGGAACGACCTCTTCCGCAAGGTACTCGATCAATCGAGTCGCTTCCACGCCAGTCATCCGACCGGCGAGCTGGTCAGCCGCATCGTCAGCGACGTGGCGGTGGTCCAGTCGGCGATCGCCAACCGAATGGTCGATCTCTTCCAGCAGTCGGTGACACTCGTCGCCCTGCTCGCGCTGCTGATCTCGACCAACCCGCGGCTGGCGTTCATCTGCCTCGTCGCCACGCCCGCCGTCGTCTATCCCATCGTGCGTTTCGGCAAGGGGATGAGACGCACCACGCATCGCAGCCAGGAGCGGATGGCCGACCTCGCCAACCTCGTGTCGGAGGCGGTGCGCGGTCATCGCGTCGTCAAGGCCTTCGGCATGGAGAGCTTCGAGGAGGCCCGGTTCGAGGCGGCGACGCGACGCCACCTCCGCGTCAACCTCAAAGGGCAGCTCCTCGCCAATCTGGCGAGCCCGGTCGTCGAGTCGGTCGCCGTGGTGGGCGGCGCCGGCTTCCTGATCTGGGCCGGGATCTCGATCCGCAACGGCCAGATGTCGCCCGCCGACGTCGTCCAGTTCCTGTTCAACCTGGTGGCGCTCTACGACCCGATCCGCAAGTTGAACAAAGTGAACCTCATCGTCCAGCAGTCGGTCGCCGCGATCCAGCGGATCCGCGGACTGATGGAGTTGCCCGTCGACGTCGTGGACCGCCCGGAGGCGCGGCCGGCGACGTCCTTCAGCCGCGAAATCGCCTTTGCCGACGTGCACTTTCGCTACGAGACCGGCGACGAAGTCCTGCGGGGCATTGACCTGACGATTCGCCGCGGCGAGGTCGTCGCCCTCGTCGGCCCGTCCGGCGCCGGCAAGTCGACGATGGCCAACCTGCTGCCGCGGTTCTTCGACGTGACGGGCGGACAGGTGCAGCTCGACGGGGTCGACATCCGCGATCTCACGCTGGCAAGCCTGCGCTCCCAGATCGGCCTGGTCACCCAGGAGACCTTCCTCTTCGACGACACGGTGCGCAACAACATCGCCTACGGGCGCGCGGGAGAGCTCCCGCTCGATCGCGTGCGAGAGGCGGCCGCGGCAGCCTACGCCGACGAGTTCATCCTCGAGCTGCCGCAGGGGTACGACACCCCGATCGGTGAGGCGGGCCACCGGTTGTCCGGCGGACAGAGGCAGCGCCTGGCGATCGCCCGGGCGCTGCTCAAGGACGCACCGATTCTCATCCTCGACGAGGCGACCTCGCAGCTCGACGTCGAGTCCGAAGCCTGGGTCCAGAAAGCTCTCTTCAACCTGATGCAGGGCCGCACGACGCTGGTGATCGCCCACCGACTGTCGACGATTCAACGAGCGGATCGGATCGTCGTCCTGGAGAACGGGCGGATCGTCGAGACGGGAACCCACGACGAGCTTCTCGGTCAAGCCGGGGTCTACCGACGCCTCCACGAGTTGCAGTTCCAGGGATGA
- a CDS encoding lysophospholipid acyltransferase family protein has product MAALVAWAAAWFIRALRCTVRLRFHEDGELRRLEDHDERFILAFWHRHLLLMPYAYRGRGISVLISRSRDGELIARTVAHFGIDSCRGSSSRGGAAGLRDLLRRARSGSDLAFTPDGPRGPVGVVQPGVIAAAAATGWPIVPIAMAASRCRRLRSWDRFVVPLPGARVQFVVGEALAVGRGDDPEIAALELARRLDGAEERAARFAGGKSS; this is encoded by the coding sequence ATGGCCGCCCTCGTCGCGTGGGCTGCCGCCTGGTTCATCCGGGCTCTGCGCTGCACGGTCCGCCTCCGCTTCCACGAGGACGGGGAGCTCCGCCGGCTCGAAGATCACGACGAACGGTTCATCCTGGCTTTCTGGCACCGGCACCTGCTCCTCATGCCCTACGCTTACCGCGGTCGTGGGATCAGCGTCCTGATCAGCCGGAGCCGCGATGGCGAGCTCATCGCGCGGACCGTTGCGCATTTCGGCATCGACTCGTGTCGCGGCTCTTCGAGCCGGGGAGGCGCAGCGGGATTGCGCGACCTGCTTCGTCGTGCTCGGTCGGGGTCCGATCTCGCGTTCACTCCCGACGGACCACGCGGCCCGGTCGGAGTCGTGCAGCCGGGCGTAATTGCCGCGGCGGCCGCAACCGGCTGGCCAATCGTGCCGATCGCCATGGCCGCGTCGCGCTGTCGACGCCTGCGCAGCTGGGATCGCTTCGTGGTTCCGCTCCCGGGGGCGCGGGTTCAATTCGTGGTGGGGGAGGCCCTGGCGGTCGGGCGAGGGGACGATCCGGAGATCGCGGCGCTCGAGCTGGCGCGTCGCCTGGACGGAGCCGAGGAGCGAGCCGCCAGGTTCGCAGGAGGGAAATCCTCATGA
- a CDS encoding YicC family protein, giving the protein MKSMTGSGTGEGTTPKARVSAKVSSVNHRFLDVQLRLPEALSGLEPAVREAVASRVTRGRLEIQVRVDSTDDAALTLQVDRSAVRALRRELIDLASEGLIDDARLEARDLLRVSHLLRFASDDGGTDDSLLAVAQSAIGQALDQLSAAREREGSRVGEAIAERIVVFRSLVARVAERRETLRSELLGNLRRRLEVLLDGREVPEDRLAVEIAILADRADVSEEIDRLQAHLDHFVELMAADGAVGKRLDFLCQELLREVNTLGSKCRDAATTREVLEAKQLCEQIREQVQNVE; this is encoded by the coding sequence ATGAAGAGCATGACCGGGTCGGGTACCGGCGAGGGCACGACGCCGAAGGCGCGAGTTTCGGCGAAGGTGTCGAGCGTCAATCACCGGTTCCTCGACGTGCAGCTTCGCCTGCCCGAGGCGCTCTCCGGGCTCGAGCCTGCGGTACGCGAGGCCGTAGCGAGCCGTGTGACCCGCGGGAGATTGGAGATTCAGGTCCGGGTCGATTCCACGGACGACGCCGCGCTCACCCTGCAAGTCGACCGCTCGGCCGTCCGCGCCCTTCGCCGGGAGCTCATCGATCTCGCGTCGGAAGGGCTGATCGACGACGCCCGACTCGAAGCCCGTGACCTGCTGCGAGTGTCCCACCTGCTGCGCTTCGCCAGCGACGACGGTGGAACGGACGATTCCTTGCTCGCCGTCGCCCAGTCGGCGATCGGTCAGGCGCTCGACCAGCTGTCCGCGGCGCGCGAACGCGAGGGCTCGCGTGTCGGCGAGGCGATCGCCGAACGGATCGTCGTCTTCCGGTCGCTCGTCGCGCGGGTCGCGGAACGTCGCGAGACGTTGCGCAGCGAGCTGCTCGGCAACTTGCGACGCCGGCTCGAGGTGCTGCTCGACGGACGCGAGGTGCCGGAAGATCGGCTCGCGGTCGAGATCGCCATCCTCGCCGATCGCGCCGACGTCTCCGAGGAGATCGATCGACTCCAGGCGCACCTGGACCACTTCGTCGAGCTGATGGCGGCGGACGGCGCCGTCGGCAAGCGGCTCGACTTCCTCTGCCAGGAGCTGCTGCGCGAAGTCAACACGCTCGGCTCGAAGTGCCGCGATGCCGCGACGACGCGCGAAGTGCTCGAAGCCAAGCAACTCTGCGAGCAGATTCGCGAACAGGTTCAGAACGTCGAATGA
- the gmk gene encoding guanylate kinase, producing MPRGDLFLISAPSGGGKTTLMKALEEKLGAASNLAFVVSHTTRRPRAGELPGVDYHFVDDQTFDRMLEDGEFLEWAPVHGHRYGTAAMEVVPLLERGLDVIHDLDVQGTERLVQSLPEAHTVFVLPPSYAELARRLSARAADPPAEILVRLGVSLSEIERYERYDYVIINRDLATAVEALVGIVLEKRHRRVRMREAAESILADFRAKLRSDSAG from the coding sequence ATGCCGCGAGGTGATCTGTTCCTCATCTCCGCCCCCTCGGGGGGTGGCAAGACGACCCTGATGAAGGCGCTCGAGGAGAAACTGGGAGCCGCCTCCAACCTCGCGTTCGTGGTCAGCCACACGACGAGAAGACCGCGGGCCGGCGAGCTGCCCGGGGTCGACTACCACTTCGTGGACGACCAGACCTTCGATCGGATGCTGGAGGACGGGGAGTTTCTCGAGTGGGCTCCGGTTCACGGCCACCGATACGGTACCGCGGCCATGGAAGTCGTTCCGCTGCTCGAACGTGGACTCGATGTCATCCATGACCTCGACGTCCAGGGGACCGAGCGCCTCGTCCAGTCCTTGCCGGAGGCGCATACGGTCTTCGTCCTCCCCCCGAGCTATGCGGAGCTTGCGCGACGACTGTCAGCGCGGGCGGCCGACCCGCCAGCGGAAATCCTCGTCCGGCTTGGCGTATCTCTCTCAGAAATCGAACGTTACGAGCGATACGACTATGTTATTATCAACCGCGATCTGGCCACGGCCGTCGAGGCCCTGGTGGGGATCGTGTTGGAAAAGCGTCACCGGCGGGTGCGGATGCGCGAGGCGGCCGAGTCCATCCTTGCGGATTTCCGTGCCAAGCTGCGGAGCGATTCCGCGGGTTGA